The genome window TTTTCAAATTTGCAACGGGTTGGGACTTTCTAATGGGATTCACCTTCTATTGAGGTGACATACACATCTCTGCCGGATATTATTTCTATATTTTTCGTTTGGCAATGCGGGCAGTCCCAAACGGTCTGGCTCGGCAAAAATTCCGTACCACAATTTTTACATATTGCTTTTACTTTTTCAATAGTAATCTCAAGTTCACATCCATCCGCAATAGAGCCTGGCAGCAAATGGTCAGCAAAAGAATGGCTCAAAAAATCTTTCTCAATACCGGCTGCCTCGCCTAATTTTACCGAAATTTTGGTAATTTTTTTAAGATTATTCTCGGTTGCTTTTTGTAATACAAGTTCAAACAGGTTTCTGGCAACACCTAACTCGTGCATAAAAATCCTACCAGTTTAGTAACTGCGTTTTTTACTGGCGCTGAAAGTGGTTCACCGAATTTCGTTGATTTCGGCTGAATACCGATAAAAATTATCTTTGCTTTTGTTTGCTCTTTTACATAGTCAATAAACAAATTTAGCGGGATATTGTGTGTTGTAAAATAACCAGCTGTGATTTCTTTTTCGTCAATAATTTTTATTATTCCCGGTTTCTCATCCATTTCAACCGCATCAATCAGAATAATTGTAGCGGGCTTTAACTCTCTTATTTCTTTGGTATAATTTTCAGGCACAGCACCAACATCCAGCAGTTTTATCATTTCATTTTTCATTTTTAATTTTAAATTTTTAATTACCGCAGTCCCTACGCCATCGTCACCTTTCAATGTATTTCCAATACCTATCACAAGGATATTACTATCAATCAATTTTTTCAAGTTTGTTATTTTCATTTTAAAAATTAAAAACTATTTGGCATCTTGCAGTATTATAGTTTGAGGTGCCTTCTGTTGTATAAAAATCTTCCAATACAAAATACGAATTTCCCCAGGATTCTGCCCTTCCAAAAATCTGCCGTGTAAAACGAACTGTATGTCGTCTTAATATATCATTTTCTCCAATCCCACCTTTTCTGTCCAAATACAAGAATTCGTAATTACCGTCAAACTGATAAGGCAATTTATAACTCAAAAACAGGTTGGGTCCACGACTGTTTGATTGAACCCGCAAGAACTTTTTATCAACAAACTCTAACGGCAGCCGATTGATTGGTATTGATTGCTGTGGGATATTAGCCAAATTACCATACAAAATTGTCAAACTCATTTTTTTGCTTGATAATAAATCAATCCCGCATACCCACGAATGAAATTCACTACTGTCAGCCGGTTTATAATAAGAGTACTCGGCTTTTAGATGTCGGTTTGCCCAGAACCTAAAACTCAAATCTACGCCGAGACCTTTATCATTTGTCAGATTATATTTTGTTCTGTAACTTTTTCTTATGGCTGATATGAACCCGATGATACCAAACGGACCGACTCCAATTCGTGTAGCATAATAATCAGGCGAATCGTATCTAGCGCCGATAAGAATATCGGCTGAAAGGGGGGGGACTGTTTTTTCTTCCCTTTTTTTTCCTGAAAACTGGATTGATTCTATCGGTGTAATTAAATAATCTACTGACAGCCCGAATTCACCGAGCCGAAGGTATCTGCGGCCGATATTTACGGCAAGATTGTTATTACCAGTTTGAAATATAAGTTCTTCTATTGATGGCGGGTCTGACGATGCAAAATTGATACCGGTTGCGCCTGATGAGTATTTACCGATACCCCAGAAGCCGAAATTTTTTAATCCAACCAGAAGATGCGTAAATTCAGTTCCTGCTAAAAGTGATAACCGAACCTGTTGCGAAAACGAAATAACTGATGACGGTGGTGGGGCACCGTAAAGCGTAAGTTCACGTTCTGTTATAGGGAAGGAACCTGCAAGTTGTTCCGCAGCAAATGAGAATTGAAGTCGCCAGTAAACCAACCGCCTGAGTTTGTTAAGATAACTATCCTGTTTATTAAGCTGGTTTTGTATATCTAACAGTAACAGTTCGCGGTCAAACTCGGCTAATAGTGGCGCTACAAGTTCGTCTGGAATTTCTATATTTTTTTCTTCAGCTGATACAAGACACTGGTTCAAAAAAACCGCTAAATCCAGCCGAGTTGGTGTTTCTTTAATTGTATTTTCCCAAAGTGTTGTTTTACCGGATAGTTGGGCAATTTTTTCTAAATTTTTATATATCTGTTCTGTATCAGCATTTTTTGGGAATGGTTCAGCATAAAGGCAGGGAGTAGGTAAAAGGTTAAAGGTTAAAAGTAAAAATATAAAACTAATTTTTTTCATATAAAATCGCACTACTACTCTGTAACACAAATTATTGATAATTTCCGTAGCCGTGAACTTTTAGTTCACGCTATTTTCACGGCTCCGATTTTATCGGAGCCGACTACATTTCATAAACTTATTAAAAATCAAAAATTAAAAGATACCACAGATTTAATCTGATTATAGTTTCTGTTTGGATACAAAATCGTGTGGGCTCTAACCCAAAAAATATCTTCAAGATACAATGAAAACCATTTACTAATTGGTTGAATATATCTAAAAACATACTGGTTTGAGTGTGCTGTCATGTTTTGTTTCACCAGCCAGACAAACTCCAACTCCCAGGTTGTCAGTTGTGGAAAACAACCTGTTCTATCAATTCGTATTTCCCAGAGTGTCAGTTCTTTCTCTTTTTTCGGCTGATATGTAAATGTTGCATCAAAACCGAGCGTATCCTGGTCAAAATACAGATGATTCCCAGCAGAATAAACCAAACTTGACGCCATCGGTGTAAATCCGTTTTCAACCGAGCCTAATTGTAAAAAGATATTTGTCCGGTGAGTTTTATACAAATCTAATCCCAAAATAGATGCGATTTTCGCATCCTTAAACGCAGTATAATCGGTTTTACTTGCCCAGTAAAGTGCAAACTCGCCAAGCAATTCTTTTTCACCTATTGTTGTATGAAAATCAATCCCGCTACCTTTCTCAGATGCGATTCCAGAGGCAAGATATGTTAATCCTATTTCTGTTTCTTTCTCTTTTATACCTGAAATACGGAATACCCAGTAATCGTCATTTGAAACAAACAAACTTCTATACGGATAGTTTGTAGTAGACAATCGGCTGTAAATCAGATTAAAATAACTGTAATCCAATCGGAACGCTTCAAACGCATCAAAATAATTGTCTGCTAATAAGCCCAATCGGTCTAACAGAAAATACTGTCTGCCAAGAGTAACTTGCACAGGTGTCGTTAATTTTATATATGCTTCGTCAACCAACAAACTTTTATCTGCTGTCACAAAATTATCATTAGTTTTCATACTTATATTCGCTTGAAAATTTGACGACAGCGGCAAGCAACCGAAATAAAGGATATTACTAAACCTCACGGATTCCGAAATATCAGGATGATTGAAATACTGCTCTAACTCGTTAAGAAACCGACCGCTCCATAAATTAGTGACTGAAATATTGCTGATTTTACGGCTAACAGAATACATTTTGTCTTTCTGTTCTATCAAAAAAAGCTCGTCACGGAATTCGTCAATAAGTTTATCTAACTGTTTTTTCTGTTGATGGTTAATTTTAATCTCGCCAGAAAAAATTCGCTGAATATCTTTATTGAGAACTATTGCCAGTTGCAACCGTGAGGCAGCAGGTTGGCGATATGCTAAAACATTTTTAGAATATAAACTATCCCAGATTTGAGTCCAATTCTCAATTGCATATATAAACGAACCCATAAAAAAAAGCCCCGCGATTAGTATAATCCCGGGGAATCTCAATTTCATTTTTTTGTGATTCATCTCGTAGTATTACGGAGTAACACCATAATGGTCAGTTATACCAAGATAAATGTACCTACCTATTTTCCAAGTATAAGAAGCATCCCGCAGCCGTGCCTCTTCATATGGATTAGTAATATGTGATGGTTTAGTTATTACCCCAGCCATTTTTGTCTGTTTAAGAATCGCAGCGGTTGATTTCCCAACACCTTTATTTGTCAAATTCAGCGCTTCTATCAACCGTGTTTGAACTTTTGTTGCAAGGTCTTTGCTGGTAGTTGATTTAGCGGAATAATTTTCGTAATAGTAGGTCTTCGTATAATTCGTATCAGGATTAGATGAGCCCGGGAATGCGATTG of Elusimicrobiota bacterium contains these proteins:
- a CDS encoding hydrogenase maturation nickel metallochaperone HypA — its product is MHELGVARNLFELVLQKATENNLKKITKISVKLGEAAGIEKDFLSHSFADHLLPGSIADGCELEITIEKVKAICKNCGTEFLPSQTVWDCPHCQTKNIEIISGRDVYVTSIEGESH
- the hycI gene encoding hydrogenase maturation peptidase HycI, whose amino-acid sequence is MKITNLKKLIDSNILVIGIGNTLKGDDGVGTAVIKNLKLKMKNEMIKLLDVGAVPENYTKEIRELKPATIILIDAVEMDEKPGIIKIIDEKEITAGYFTTHNIPLNLFIDYVKEQTKAKIIFIGIQPKSTKFGEPLSAPVKNAVTKLVGFLCTS